The DNA sequence GCAGCCTGCTGGCTGGGGCGGGGCTGCGAAAAAGGCGACACCGGCTGGGAATAGCTGCGCGACCCGCGGCTGCCGAAGGATTTTCCGCCGCCGGCGCGGGCCTCTGCCTCGACGGTGACGAGGGTTGCGCCTGCCAGCATGGCCACCAGGCTGAAAACCACCACCAACAGATATCTATTTTTCATCGTGACTCCTTTTTAACCGAGGTATGCTTTGCAGAAAGGGTAACCACTGCTGCGCCATATGTCAATGCAGGCGGCGCGCTCCCCGGTATACGAAGGCTGGGCGGCGGCAGGCAGCGCTACATGATGCCGTTGAGTTGCCTGCGCAGCCCGGCGTGGTCCGGCACGTAACGCTCGACCAGGTTCCAGAAGCCGGGTCCGTGGTGCCGCTCCCTGATATGGCACAACTCGTGGATGATCACGTAGTCGAGACACGCCGGAGGGGCTTTGATGAGGTGGAGATTGAGGGCTATGCGGCCGGTGCGGTACGAATAGCTTCCCCAGCGGCTTTTCATGGAGCGGATCACGATGGGGGGAAGGGGAAGGTCTTCCGCCCCCATCCTCCGATGGCACTCGATTGCCCGTTCCCGAAAGAGCCCCGCCGCCTGATCGCGGTACCATGCGTCGATGAGCAGGCGCGTGGCCCGAGGGCCCAATTCGTCCGGGGCGGCAACCACCAGCGTGTCCCCCCTGAGCGCCACCGCTTCCGCCGTGCCCCGCTCCAGGCTTAATCCATACCCCCGCCCCTGGAACCAGAAGGTCGCGCCGGGGTCGTATGTTTGGCAAGGCTTGGGCGGCGCGCTGTCGAACTCCCGCCATACCTTGGCGATCCACGCGGCCCGCCGGGAGACGAAGTCCCGTATCTCCCCGAGGGAGGTGCGTACCGGAACCCTGACGATCACCGACTTGTCCGGCCTGACCGTCATGCCCAGGGTCCGGCGCCGGGCATGGCAGTACTGGAACGGGATCACCATGCCATGGCATTCGATGGCGTCGAGGCGAAGTTGTACTTTGGAAACGGTCACGATCTCCCCTGCCTGATCCAGCCGATCAGGCTGCCCATGGCGTAGAGCCCCCCCATGGGTACGGCCCAGGCGACAAAGAGCCAGCCCGACAACTTCAGGCGTCTCGATGTCAGGGTTTCCACGGCCTGGCGGTATTCCCTCCCTATCCTGTCAAAGCCCCCATCACCCTCCCTGCCGATCCGGTAGGCCTTGCGGACCTGGGCGATCCATGGGCCATATCCCTGGGTGCGGGCCGCTTCGAATATCTTCTCGGGGGAATCACCCACGAAGGCGAGACCGTCGTACCGGCGCGCCTCTTCCGTAACGGCGAACACCATGGCCTTGTCCACCTGCCGGCGCTCCGGCATGAGCAGCCAACCGGTGGCGACAAGCATGAGCAGATACGCGCCCCCCGTCACCAGCCAGAGACGCTGCCAACTCTTCAGGTCGCAGCGCCGTTGCGCACGGCTCCAGATGCCGGACCGGTCCTTGTGGAGCGTAACATTCATGGCCGTTTTCCCGGCATTGCCGGCGGTCCTTTCCGAGGTTGCCCATTGAGAAGTATGGTACGCCAGAGGCGCCCTCCGGTCAAGGTGATGGGCGTCTGAGCCCCCTGCCCCACAGCCGGTGGCGCGAAACCCGCGTCTGTTCTTGAAAGGAGCTTCTCCGGCGGAAAGAGTGGCAAAATCGGAAAGTGCCATCCTTATGCTATATCGTGTCTATATGCTTACAATGGCTTATATGGGGCAGGCAATACCTCATTTCAGGTACAAAAGATCCGCCCCCTCAAAACAAGGAAAATACAACACGCTGATTATTCATATTTTTTATACATCGACCACAATTGGCACCACTTATGCTCTTTCTTTCGCAGGTTTTTAAATTTCTTCGGAGGTAGTACAAATGAAAAAAGTTCTCTCCACCATCGTTGCCGCTATCGTAGCCCTGTCCTTCTCGGCTGTTGTTTTCGCTGCTGACGCTGCTGCTCCTGCTGCTGACGCCGCTGCTCCGGCTGCTGAAAAAAAAGAAGTGAAGAAACCGGCTAAGAAAGCCAAAAAAGCAAAGAAAGCCAAAAAAGCTGAGAAAAAAGAAGCCGCTCCGGCTGCTGACGCTGCTGCTCCGGCTGCCAAGTAATTCCTTTTCCTCCTAAAGGAAAACAAAAAAAGGCCGCATACATCACTGTATGCGGCCTTTTGCGTCCCGACCCAGACCCTACCGCACGCAGGACATCACCGTTATCCATCGCTTCAAACCACCGACCGGTGCAGCCCCGAACCGGTTTCGCAAAAAAATCCCCCAGCTAATCATCAGCTAAGTTTCCCCCTATAGAGTCCTATCATACGACATCGCCGCAACGATGCCCCAAGGAGAAAATAGTAGAATTCGCAGGAAAAAGATTGAGCCATCTTAGAAAGCAGAGGAAATCACCGGCCGCACCCCCACCTCCCGCCGCGAAATTGCCATGGAAAAATTTAACGAAGCACTGTTTTTGACGATCAACGCCCCGGCGCACCCCCAGGCATTGCTACTGGCCTCAGCGCGTGGGCTGGCCGAGTGGACGATCTGGCTGATACCGCTGATCCTGGCACTCGGCTGGCTCCGCGGGGATGGACGACAGCGCAGGCTGATGCTGGAGGCGGCGGCATCGGGTGGAGCCGGGCTGCTGATCAATCAGGGGATCGGCCTCTTCTGGCAGCATCCGCGCCCCTTTATGATCGGCCTGGGGCACACCTTTCTCGCCCATGCCCCGGACTCATCCTTCCCCAGCGATCATGCGACCCTGATCTGGGCGGTGGCCTTCAGCCTTCTGTTGCACGAACGCACCCGGGCCGCAGGTCTTGCCCTCGCGTTGTTGGGGCTGCCGGTGGCCTGGGCGCGAATCTACCTGGGGGTACACTTCCCACTGGATATGGCCGGCGCGGCCCTGGTATCCCTGACGGCTGCCCGACTGGCCCTGTACCAGAGACGGCACCTTATCGGGCGGCTCTACCGGCCCATCCTGGCATGCTATCGCTTGGCGGCCACGCCGCTGATCCGGCGGGGCTGGATATTGAAGTAACGTCATACGTAAAAAGCTTCGGAAAACTCACATGAAATCACCGCACGAAGAAGGATCAAGCATGAACAGCACCGTTAAAGAGAACGTAAGCAAGGTTCCAGAGGCGGTACTCGTCTTCTGGATCATCAAAATCGCCGCCACCACCCTTGGTGAAACCGGCGGCGACGCAGTATCCATGTCCATGAACCTGGGCTATCTTGTTGCGACGGCACTCTTCGCCGCACTTTTTGCCGCCGCCGTCACCGCCCAGGTCTCAGCCAAGCGCTATCACCCGCTTTTGTATTGGACGACCATCATCGCAACGACCACAGTGGGTACTACGCTGGCCGATTTTTTCGATCGTTCCCTGGGTATCGGCTATGCCGGGGGCGCATCGCTTCTGTTTGCCCTACTCGTGGCTTCCCTGTTCACCTGGTATCGCACCATGGGGTCTGTCTCCATCGATACGGTACGGACAAAAAAGGCAGAGATCTTTTACTGGGTGACGATCATGTTTTCCCAGACCCTCGGCACCGCGCTTGGGGACTGGACCGCTGATACGGCAGGGTTTGGCTACGCGAAAGGCGTCGTTGTGTTCACCATGCTGCTGGTGGCTGTTGTTGCCGCATATTACTGGACACGCATATCCCGTACGACGCTTTTCTGGACGGCATTCATCCTTACGCGCCCGCTCGGGGCGGTGGTTGGCGACCTGCTCGACAAGCCGCACAGTTCCGGAGGACTGGCGCTCAGCCGTTACTCGGCGTCGGCGGTGCTTCTTACGTTGATACTGATAAGCCTGTACAGTTTTCCGCAAATGGCCGCACAGAAACACCACTGATTGAGAACGGGAGACTCTATGCAGGCGAACACATGGCGCGAGGCGTTGCTCGTACTGGTATTTCTGACGGTAGCCACGGCCGTAATTGCCGCTACCGGGGCAGATCTGGTGGTCTCGTCCCATTTCTACCGGTCCGGCGGGTGGCCGGTCGGGGAGCGGTTCCCCTGGAAACTGCTCTATCGCCTGGACCGGTACCCGGCACTCGCCATAGCGCTCTTTGGCCTGTGTGCCGCCTGCTACGGCAACTCGAAATCTTCGTGGCGCCCGTGGCGCCGTCGAGGAATTTTTCTGGTCCTGCTCCTGGCCCTGGGGCCGGGGGTTGTGGTAAATGGCGTTTTCAAGGATCATTGGGGCCGGCCACGGCCCCGTGAGATCGTGCAATTCGGCGGCTCCAAGCAGTTTCTCCACCCCTGGCAGCGGGGCATCGACGGCCAGGGGCGCTCCTTCCCCTGCGGCCACGGTTCGGCGGCGTTCTACCTGGCTGCGCCGTTTTTCATCTATCGCCGCACCAAGCCTGCGCTTGCCGGGAGGTGGCTGGCGGGCGGCCTTGTCTTCGGCCTGCTCATGAGCTACGCCCGCATAGCCCAGGGTGGGCATTTCCTGAGCGATATCCTCTGGGCCTGGGGGATGGTCTATCTGACGGCGCTGGCGCTGTCGGCCCTGCTGTTGCCGCGCGGGGTGGATGTGGTATATTTGGCGAATCACGGTGAATTACAGGAGATCTGATGCGGGTGCTACTGGTTGAAGACGACCGGATGATCGGTGAAGCGACGATGCAGGCGTTGAAGGATGCCGCCTATGCCGTGGACTGGGTGCGGGACGGTGACCAGGCTTTGGATGCCGTCGAGACCGGCGAGTACGACGTGATGCTCCTTGACCTGGGGCTGCCCAAAGAGGACGGCTTGGTGGTTCTGGAGCGGATGCGCAGCCGTGGCGACGCAACCGCCGTGCTGATCGTTACGGCTCGGGACGGCTTGGATGACCGCATCAGGGGGCTGGATCTGGGGGCGGACGACTATCTGGTCAAGCCGTTCGCCGCGGGGGAGTTGCTGGCCCGCATGCGGGCCGTTGCCCGACGCAAGGGGGGGCAGGTTGCAGTGCTGTTAACCAACGGTGCTCTGTGTCTCGATCCGGTGACCAAGGAGGCCGGCTTCGGCGAGCGGCGCTGCCGCCTGTCCGCCCGGGAGTTCGCCCTATTGCAGGCGCTCTTGGTGCGGCCCGGCGCCATCCTGTCGCGCCAGGATCTGGAAACCCGCATCTATGGTTGGAACGAGGAGGTCGAGAGCAATGCCGTCGAGTTTCTGATCCACTCCGTGCGCAAGAAACTCGGCAGTGAGGCGATCAGAAACGTGAGGGGGTTGGGATGGATGGTGGATCGGCACCCATGAATAGGTCTCTGCATCGCCAGCTTTCCGGCTGGATTGCCCTGGTAACGATCATCAGCGGCATAGCCGCCGGCGGATGCTCCTTTTTTTTGGCCTTCCGGGAGGCCCAGGAGCTGCAGGATGACCAGCTCCAACAGGTGGCACTGCTGGTCGGGCGTTCCGACAAGGCCGTGGAGCCCTGGGCCGGAATAACCAAGGCAGAGAAACGGCACGACCCCGATGCGCGGATCATCATCGCCCCTCTGGGGACGCCGGTGTCGGCGGGGCAGAACGTCCAGGTTACGCGGCCCGCGATTCCGCCCGACCTCCCGGAAGGGCTCCAGACCATCGACAGTCAAGGCGAGACCTGGCGGTTGTTTGTTCGCACCCTGCCGTCGGGCTTGAGGATTGCGGTGGGGCAGCCGACGGCCGTTCGCAACGAGACCGCCCGGGAGAGCGGCCTGCGCACCCTGGTGCCGGTGTTGCTGCTGGTGCCCTTCCTAAGCCTTTTGACCGCCTGGCTCGTCCGGCGCGCGCTGGCACCGGTCGCCAGCCTTTCCCGGCAGCTGGACCAACGGGACGACACCAATCTGACAACGCTCCCCGAAAACGGCGTTCCTAAGGAGATCAGGCCATTTGTAACGTCCATCAACGGCCTGATGCAGCGGCTCGACGATACGCTCGCCCAACAACGCCGTTTCATCGCCGATGCCGCCCACGAGTTGCGCTCGCCTTTGACAGCCCTGACCTTGCAGGCGGAAAACCTGGAGCGGAGCGACCAGCCCCGGGAGCGCGAGGAGCGCCTCCGGCACCTCAAGGAAGGTCTGGCCCGTACCCGCTCGCTGCTGGATCAATTACTCTCTCTGGCGCGGCAACAATCCAGTGCCGTTCCCGCGGTCGAATTTCGCCTGGACCGTCTCGTCCAGCAGGTGCTCGAGGATGTGATGCCGATGGCCGCGGCCAAGGGGATCGACCTGGGTTGTGAACGTCTTGAGGAGGTAGTCGTGAATGCCCCTACCGACGCGCTGACCATCCTGATGCGTAACGCCGTCGACAACGCCGTCCGCTATACCCCGGCCGGCGGGATCGTGGATGTGGAACTGTACCGCGAGGAAGGCCGGGTGGTCTTTCAGGTGGCCGACAACGGCCGGGGGATTCCGTCCGACGAGGAGAAGAGGATCTTTGAGCCGTTTTACCGGGTCATTGGCACCGATGAAACCGGCAGCGGCCTGGGGTTGGCCATAGTGCGCAGTATTGCCGACCGGTTGGGCGGGACCGTCACGCTTCGTAATCGGGAAGGTGCCGCAGGAGCCCTGTTTCGTTATCTATTTCCGCCCGGCTGACCCGCTTGAGGAGGCCCCCTCACGGGTTCAGGATTCTTTCCTTCAACCTCAGAATGTGCGCACTCCCTAAGGTCTTCATCCCTATGGTCACCTCAGAGGGCATTGCTGCGCCGCTCACGTCGTGGTTGACCCCTCTGTCAAAAAATCGCACATCATTTTCCCCCTCTTTCGGCTAAATTTTTACACATGCAGTGGCACCCTAAGCTGTCCCAAACGGCCACATCATGGTTCCGGTAACACTGCCCTGTAAAAAAACCACCGCAGCTGTGTCACTCCTTGCACACTTTCCGTTTTCAGTATAGTATCCCACAATAACACTCCATAAAATGCAAGGGACACCGCCATGGAACCGATCATCACCTTCAAGGAGCGCTGCCGGCTCTGCTACTCGTGCGTACGCAGCTGCCCGGTAAAGGCCATCAAGGTCGATAACGGATTTGCCCA is a window from the Oryzomonas sagensis genome containing:
- a CDS encoding M48 family metallopeptidase; amino-acid sequence: MTVSKVQLRLDAIECHGMVIPFQYCHARRRTLGMTVRPDKSVIVRVPVRTSLGEIRDFVSRRAAWIAKVWREFDSAPPKPCQTYDPGATFWFQGRGYGLSLERGTAEAVALRGDTLVVAAPDELGPRATRLLIDAWYRDQAAGLFRERAIECHRRMGAEDLPLPPIVIRSMKSRWGSYSYRTGRIALNLHLIKAPPACLDYVIIHELCHIRERHHGPGFWNLVERYVPDHAGLRRQLNGIM
- a CDS encoding undecaprenyl-diphosphatase gives rise to the protein MEKFNEALFLTINAPAHPQALLLASARGLAEWTIWLIPLILALGWLRGDGRQRRLMLEAAASGGAGLLINQGIGLFWQHPRPFMIGLGHTFLAHAPDSSFPSDHATLIWAVAFSLLLHERTRAAGLALALLGLPVAWARIYLGVHFPLDMAGAALVSLTAARLALYQRRHLIGRLYRPILACYRLAATPLIRRGWILK
- a CDS encoding phosphatase PAP2 family protein, with the protein product MQANTWREALLVLVFLTVATAVIAATGADLVVSSHFYRSGGWPVGERFPWKLLYRLDRYPALAIALFGLCAACYGNSKSSWRPWRRRGIFLVLLLALGPGVVVNGVFKDHWGRPRPREIVQFGGSKQFLHPWQRGIDGQGRSFPCGHGSAAFYLAAPFFIYRRTKPALAGRWLAGGLVFGLLMSYARIAQGGHFLSDILWAWGMVYLTALALSALLLPRGVDVVYLANHGELQEI
- a CDS encoding response regulator; this encodes MRVLLVEDDRMIGEATMQALKDAAYAVDWVRDGDQALDAVETGEYDVMLLDLGLPKEDGLVVLERMRSRGDATAVLIVTARDGLDDRIRGLDLGADDYLVKPFAAGELLARMRAVARRKGGQVAVLLTNGALCLDPVTKEAGFGERRCRLSAREFALLQALLVRPGAILSRQDLETRIYGWNEEVESNAVEFLIHSVRKKLGSEAIRNVRGLGWMVDRHP
- a CDS encoding ATP-binding protein, whose amino-acid sequence is MNRSLHRQLSGWIALVTIISGIAAGGCSFFLAFREAQELQDDQLQQVALLVGRSDKAVEPWAGITKAEKRHDPDARIIIAPLGTPVSAGQNVQVTRPAIPPDLPEGLQTIDSQGETWRLFVRTLPSGLRIAVGQPTAVRNETARESGLRTLVPVLLLVPFLSLLTAWLVRRALAPVASLSRQLDQRDDTNLTTLPENGVPKEIRPFVTSINGLMQRLDDTLAQQRRFIADAAHELRSPLTALTLQAENLERSDQPREREERLRHLKEGLARTRSLLDQLLSLARQQSSAVPAVEFRLDRLVQQVLEDVMPMAAAKGIDLGCERLEEVVVNAPTDALTILMRNAVDNAVRYTPAGGIVDVELYREEGRVVFQVADNGRGIPSDEEKRIFEPFYRVIGTDETGSGLGLAIVRSIADRLGGTVTLRNREGAAGALFRYLFPPG